Sequence from the Collinsella aerofaciens ATCC 25986 genome:
ATCGGTAATAATGCGGACGGACATAACGAATCCTTTCTTGCGCAGGTCCCGCGCAGGGAATTTTGACAGCAATGCCCCGGCACGGTATACGCGCTCAAACGGGACGATGCAGTTATTAATGGGAAGCAAATGCCTAGGCGGCCCTACAGCTCGCGCAAGGTGTTGAGAATCGTACGCAGCGACGCATACATCTGCTCACGCTGCTCCACGCCCATGGCCTTGCCGGTGGTGTCGAGCACTTCGCGAATAATGCGATCGGCCTCATTCATGCTCTCGCCGCCCAACGTGGTCAGGCGAACCGGGGCGCGATACTTAACGGCAGCATCGCCCGAGTCGTCGACCTCGACGTAGCCGCCCTCCTCCAGATG
This genomic interval carries:
- a CDS encoding MarR family winged helix-turn-helix transcriptional regulator — encoded protein: MQQSDETRFEDFVGLISGLYKEIQRIKTSEGARLGLKGSDIMCLYYLERSKDGLTGADLARMAGVTRAAVSRTLAHLEEGGYVEVDDSGDAAVKYRAPVRLTTLGGESMNEADRIIREVLDTTGKAMGVEQREQMYASLRTILNTLREL